In a genomic window of Sutcliffiella sp. FSL R7-0096:
- a CDS encoding MoxR family ATPase, with the protein MQEKFKRNKDKIQDSSLIGTTGYTATDNDIMYDCIIALSMGKNVLLKGPTGSGKTKLAETLSSIFHQPMHSINCSVDLDAEALLGFKTIDNVEGKASIEFVSGPVLKAMKQGHLLYIDEINMAKPETLPILNGVLDYRKTITNPFTGEVVKAEQDFGVIAAINEGYVGTVPLNEALKNRFVVVDVPYVQGDILFQVLKSQSRLKDEKLLKKFVTLSSDLIALVENGNLSEEAASVRALLDTCDLSVYLPPIRAIKRGIAEKLEDDREKAAILNIAQTLFE; encoded by the coding sequence ATTCAAGAAAAATTCAAAAGAAATAAAGATAAAATACAAGATAGTTCCCTTATTGGAACGACGGGTTACACAGCAACTGATAATGATATCATGTATGATTGCATCATTGCCTTGTCGATGGGAAAGAACGTCCTTTTAAAAGGCCCAACCGGTTCCGGAAAGACGAAACTCGCCGAAACGTTATCTTCCATCTTTCATCAACCAATGCACAGTATTAACTGTTCGGTCGACCTTGATGCCGAGGCATTACTTGGTTTCAAAACCATAGATAATGTGGAAGGGAAAGCTTCCATCGAATTTGTATCTGGGCCTGTCCTCAAGGCGATGAAACAAGGTCACTTGCTGTACATCGATGAAATTAATATGGCAAAGCCAGAGACATTACCAATTTTGAATGGAGTATTGGATTACCGGAAAACAATTACCAATCCATTTACAGGTGAGGTTGTAAAAGCGGAACAGGACTTTGGTGTCATTGCAGCTATCAATGAAGGATATGTGGGAACGGTTCCACTTAATGAAGCATTGAAGAATAGGTTTGTGGTCGTAGATGTCCCATATGTGCAAGGGGATATTTTATTTCAAGTGTTAAAAAGTCAATCCCGTTTGAAAGATGAGAAATTGCTGAAGAAATTTGTCACATTGTCATCCGATCTCATAGCTTTGGTGGAAAACGGCAACCTCTCGGAAGAAGCAGCTTCCGTACGCGCCCTTTTAGATACATGCGACCTTAGTGTCTACTTGCCTCCAATCCGTGCCATTAAGCGTGGAATTGCAGAGAAGTTGGAAGATGATAGAGAAAAAGCGGCCATCTTGAATATCGCACAAACTTTGTTTGAGTGA
- a CDS encoding FAD-dependent oxidoreductase, with protein sequence MVVGELTQERDVMVIGGGPGGYHAAIRAAQLGRQVTIIEKNKLGGVCLNEGCIPSKVHTAAAQSFQRMKPFQQLGLDTSGVTFDLSRLQEHKQKVVEQLLQGVVALCKANKIEVIEGEASFISASKIGVENGHQYDTFTFNDVIIATGCNKKPIAEINPQALTPTSIWNLEELPSELILYGNNDFTFEAATTFNSLGSKVTLILPPGQHEFTFDPSINKELQRQLKKQKIRLYKTETTPQFRLNENLWEVAFEHGKNESVILESSHLYCAEERNPVTESLGVQRAGIHLSDEGFIKINEACRTNNTSIYAIGDITEGPALAVKAIKQGKVAAENIAGHQSECDFTFLPRIVQTIPPIAAVGMTETNAVENGFEVKIGESTLQTNGYASILGQKEGFSKSVIDAKTDLVLGIHIMGAQAVEMISTGTLALEMVARQEDLLFPSYPHPTVNESMWESVEDLDGKAIHKGPRVTKQKLTSS encoded by the coding sequence ATGGTTGTAGGCGAACTTACTCAAGAACGGGATGTAATGGTGATCGGCGGCGGACCGGGTGGTTATCACGCTGCAATTAGAGCGGCTCAGTTGGGCCGACAGGTTACCATCATTGAGAAAAACAAGCTTGGCGGCGTCTGCTTAAATGAAGGATGCATTCCATCAAAAGTACATACTGCAGCAGCCCAGTCTTTCCAACGGATGAAACCTTTTCAGCAGCTCGGACTGGATACTAGCGGAGTTACATTCGACCTGTCAAGGTTACAGGAACACAAACAAAAGGTAGTCGAGCAACTGCTTCAAGGGGTTGTGGCATTGTGTAAAGCAAATAAAATCGAGGTCATTGAGGGGGAAGCCTCTTTTATATCCGCCAGTAAAATAGGGGTGGAGAATGGGCATCAATATGATACTTTCACTTTTAACGATGTAATTATTGCAACTGGGTGCAACAAGAAGCCAATTGCTGAAATAAACCCGCAAGCTCTAACACCTACATCAATATGGAATCTGGAAGAATTGCCAAGTGAGCTTATTTTATATGGAAACAATGATTTCACCTTTGAAGCCGCAACAACATTTAACAGTTTAGGTTCAAAAGTGACATTGATTCTTCCGCCAGGTCAGCATGAATTTACATTTGATCCATCTATAAACAAAGAGCTGCAAAGACAGTTAAAAAAGCAAAAAATAAGGCTCTACAAAACTGAAACTACACCTCAGTTCAGGTTGAATGAAAATCTGTGGGAAGTGGCATTTGAGCACGGTAAGAATGAATCAGTTATTTTGGAAAGTTCACATCTTTATTGTGCCGAAGAAAGAAATCCAGTAACGGAATCACTTGGTGTTCAGCGAGCAGGAATTCATTTAAGTGATGAAGGCTTTATAAAAATTAATGAAGCTTGCCGAACAAATAATACTTCCATTTATGCAATAGGTGATATAACAGAAGGCCCTGCCTTGGCTGTTAAAGCAATTAAACAGGGAAAAGTGGCAGCGGAAAACATTGCGGGCCATCAATCTGAGTGCGATTTTACGTTTCTACCTAGAATCGTTCAGACCATTCCTCCGATTGCGGCAGTCGGAATGACAGAAACAAATGCGGTTGAAAATGGGTTTGAAGTGAAAATAGGGGAAAGCACTCTCCAAACAAATGGGTATGCAAGCATTTTGGGACAAAAAGAAGGCTTCAGTAAATCGGTAATAGATGCGAAAACAGATTTGGTCTTGGGTATTCATATAATGGGCGCCCAAGCAGTAGAGATGATCAGTACGGGAACGCTTGCTTTAGAAATGGTTGCAAGACAGGAAGATTTGCTGTTTCCTTCCTACCCGCACCCGACTGTAAACGAAAGTATGTGGGAGTCAGTGGAGGATCTCGATGGAAAAGCAATTCATAAGGGCCCGAGAGTCACAAAACAAAAACTAACATCCTCATGA
- the hisC gene encoding histidinol-phosphate transaminase, whose protein sequence is MAVKVKSREILQHIAAYPLGKSLQDIQSELGIATIRNMSEIENVFGCSPLVKKQLMQRLDHLFTYPDGSARALSSKLADFLGVAQNQLFIGNGSDEIIRLLIRAFLNTEEEAIMADITFPRYKTNVSIEGGKPVVVPIKNGVHDLTAMLANITEQTKMIFVCNPNNPTGTIVKKEELISFIENVPEHILIVLDEAYYEYATSEEYLQSIPLLKKHANLVILRTFSKVYGLAGLRIGYGIMDPSITAELNKVKEVFNVNQLAQAAAMEAIKDQEFRKECILRNEKGRAYLERELDELGYTYFPTQANFMMIHIGKDGNEITQELLTKGIMVKTGAALGYPNSIRVTICSMEDNLSFIEALKNL, encoded by the coding sequence ATGGCGGTAAAAGTAAAAAGCCGAGAAATACTCCAACATATTGCTGCCTACCCTTTAGGGAAAAGTTTGCAGGATATACAGTCGGAATTAGGAATCGCGACGATTAGAAACATGTCTGAAATTGAAAACGTGTTCGGTTGTTCCCCGCTTGTAAAGAAACAATTAATGCAAAGGCTAGATCATTTATTTACTTACCCTGACGGTTCCGCGAGAGCTCTTTCTAGCAAATTGGCGGATTTTTTAGGAGTAGCCCAAAATCAGTTGTTCATTGGAAATGGTTCAGATGAAATAATCAGGCTGCTGATTCGAGCTTTTCTGAATACAGAAGAAGAGGCGATTATGGCTGATATTACATTCCCGAGATACAAAACCAACGTCTCCATTGAAGGCGGCAAGCCAGTGGTCGTTCCAATAAAAAATGGCGTGCATGATTTGACGGCAATGCTTGCTAATATTACAGAACAGACGAAAATGATCTTTGTCTGCAATCCTAACAATCCAACAGGGACAATTGTAAAAAAGGAAGAACTTATTTCCTTCATTGAAAATGTCCCGGAACATATCTTGATTGTGTTAGATGAGGCGTACTATGAATATGCAACAAGTGAGGAATATCTCCAATCCATCCCTCTATTAAAGAAACATGCCAATCTTGTTATTTTAAGAACGTTTTCTAAAGTCTATGGCCTGGCCGGATTAAGAATTGGCTATGGCATCATGGACCCTTCCATAACGGCAGAATTAAACAAAGTGAAAGAGGTATTCAATGTAAATCAGCTTGCTCAAGCAGCTGCGATGGAAGCCATTAAGGACCAGGAATTTAGAAAAGAGTGTATCCTTCGCAATGAAAAAGGGAGAGCATACTTGGAGAGAGAACTAGACGAATTAGGTTATACCTATTTCCCTACACAGGCAAATTTCATGATGATACATATCGGCAAAGATGGAAATGAAATCACTCAAGAATTACTAACAAAAGGGATCATGGTTAAAACAGGAGCAGCTTTGGGGTATCCGAACAGTATAAGGGTCACCATTTGCTCCATGGAGGATAACCTTTCTTTTATTGAGGCGTTAAAAAATTTGTAA
- a CDS encoding homogentisate 1,2-dioxygenase: MYYRRMGEIPHKRHTMFKKEDGTLYREQVMGTKGFSGTQSILYHHYLPTEVVKSTVLGSYMPEYEEQEALNHRHLLTTSIETKGNALDAREYLLGNSDLLIGTALVTEKMENYYRNGDGDELLFIHYGSGKVETMFGTITYRPGDYVTIPIGTIYRVVPNEESKILFIESFSQLTTPRRYRNEYGQMLEHSPFCERDFRGPETLETYTDKGEYEVITKTRGYLHSHVLGHHPLDVVGWDGYLYPWVFNIEDFEPITGRVHQPPPVHQTFEGHNFVVCSFVPRLYDYHPEAIPAPYYHSNVNSDELLYYVAGNFMSRKGIEEGSITLHPSGIPHGPHPGTTEASIGKKETLELAVMIDTFKPLKVVKKAHGIEDKKYMFTWIDK; encoded by the coding sequence ATGTATTATCGTAGAATGGGAGAAATACCACATAAACGCCATACGATGTTCAAAAAAGAGGATGGCACATTGTATAGAGAACAGGTAATGGGAACCAAAGGTTTTTCAGGTACACAATCCATCCTGTATCATCACTACCTGCCAACAGAAGTGGTAAAATCCACGGTACTTGGCAGCTATATGCCTGAATATGAAGAACAAGAAGCCTTGAATCACCGCCACCTACTCACCACTTCGATAGAGACCAAAGGAAATGCGTTAGATGCCAGAGAGTACTTATTAGGAAACAGTGATCTATTAATAGGAACAGCTCTGGTCACGGAGAAGATGGAGAATTACTACCGGAATGGAGACGGAGACGAACTTCTATTCATCCATTATGGTTCAGGAAAAGTAGAAACCATGTTCGGGACGATAACTTACCGTCCGGGGGATTATGTGACTATCCCAATCGGTACCATCTACCGTGTCGTACCTAATGAAGAATCTAAAATTCTCTTCATTGAGTCTTTTAGTCAACTAACCACACCTAGAAGGTATCGCAATGAATATGGCCAGATGTTGGAACACAGTCCATTTTGCGAACGTGACTTCAGGGGGCCAGAAACGTTAGAAACATATACAGACAAAGGTGAGTATGAAGTAATCACCAAAACAAGGGGTTATTTGCACTCACACGTACTTGGACATCACCCACTTGATGTAGTGGGGTGGGACGGTTATCTCTATCCATGGGTATTCAATATAGAAGATTTTGAGCCTATTACAGGCAGGGTTCATCAGCCACCTCCCGTCCATCAAACCTTTGAAGGGCATAACTTTGTTGTCTGTTCCTTCGTACCAAGATTGTACGATTACCATCCAGAAGCAATACCGGCTCCTTATTACCATAGTAATGTGAACAGTGATGAACTGCTTTATTATGTGGCAGGAAACTTCATGAGCCGCAAAGGAATTGAGGAAGGATCCATTACGTTACACCCATCAGGTATCCCACATGGCCCGCATCCTGGTACCACCGAGGCTAGTATCGGAAAGAAGGAGACCTTGGAGCTTGCAGTCATGATAGATACATTCAAGCCTTTGAAGGTGGTTAAAAAAGCTCACGGTATCGAAGATAAAAAGTATATGTTTACTTGGATAGATAAGTAA
- a CDS encoding flavin reductase family protein: MDIQPSNLAWKDAYKLMVGSILPRPIALVSSINKEGIANIAPFSFFTAISAEPMLVCFSPMRRGTDGSKKDTLLNIESTKEFVINIVSEEIVEQMNITATEFPSDVDEFEESGFTKEPSFMVTPPRVKESLVQMECSLHEVLHFGEIPGSGSLVIGKVESFHISDDLYFEGKIDTTKLNPVGRMAGSMYTKAISDMFELQRK; the protein is encoded by the coding sequence ATGGATATTCAACCAAGCAATCTTGCCTGGAAAGATGCATACAAGCTGATGGTGGGTTCTATCTTGCCAAGACCCATTGCACTTGTTTCTTCTATTAATAAGGAAGGAATAGCAAACATCGCTCCTTTCAGTTTTTTTACAGCCATCAGTGCAGAGCCGATGCTTGTCTGCTTTTCTCCTATGCGAAGAGGGACTGATGGGTCGAAAAAGGATACCTTATTGAATATTGAAAGCACAAAGGAGTTTGTCATCAATATTGTCAGTGAGGAAATTGTGGAACAAATGAATATTACTGCAACTGAATTTCCAAGCGATGTGGATGAGTTTGAAGAGTCAGGCTTCACGAAAGAACCTAGTTTCATGGTTACACCACCGCGAGTGAAGGAAAGCCTTGTACAAATGGAATGCTCACTACATGAAGTGCTCCATTTCGGTGAAATACCAGGTTCAGGCAGCCTTGTAATCGGAAAAGTAGAGAGTTTCCACATTTCAGATGACTTGTATTTCGAGGGGAAGATTGATACAACAAAATTGAACCCTGTAGGAAGAATGGCAGGAAGTATGTATACAAAGGCCATAAGTGATATGTTCGAACTTCAACGCAAATAA
- the hppD gene encoding 4-hydroxyphenylpyruvate dioxygenase → MNVEKTMQVKDQAEEVFPVKDVDYLEIYTGNAKQASHFFATTFGFQPIAYSGLETGNRETVSYVLKQRNVRLVITGSLKQNTKISEFVKKHGDGVKDIALVVEDVESAYNGAVERGAIAIQPPQELTDENGTLKKAVIGTYGDTIHTLVERKNYKGVFMPGFKAYTNSTPVKDAGIIGIDHVVGNVEQMEEWVAYYEKVMGFKEMTHFTDKDINTEYSALMSKVMHNGGRIKFPINEPAEGKRKSQIEEYLEFYNGAGVQHIAILTEDIVQTVSKLKENGVEFLNTPDTYYEMLSERVGEIDEEIAKLRELSILVDRDDEGYLLQIFTKPIVDRPTLFIEVIQRKGAKGFGEGNFKALFESIEREQELRGNL, encoded by the coding sequence ATGAACGTAGAAAAAACGATGCAAGTAAAAGATCAAGCAGAAGAAGTATTTCCAGTAAAAGATGTTGACTATTTGGAGATCTACACAGGCAACGCTAAACAAGCATCACACTTCTTTGCTACCACATTCGGTTTTCAACCTATAGCCTATTCTGGTTTAGAAACAGGCAATAGAGAGACGGTTTCCTATGTTTTAAAGCAACGTAATGTACGCCTGGTCATTACAGGTTCACTTAAACAGAATACAAAAATTTCTGAGTTTGTTAAAAAGCATGGAGATGGAGTAAAGGATATTGCGCTAGTCGTGGAAGATGTTGAAAGTGCTTACAACGGTGCGGTGGAAAGAGGGGCAATTGCCATCCAGCCACCACAAGAACTGACAGACGAGAACGGAACATTGAAAAAGGCGGTAATTGGTACATACGGAGATACCATTCACACATTGGTTGAACGTAAAAATTATAAGGGAGTATTCATGCCTGGATTCAAAGCATACACGAATTCCACACCGGTTAAAGATGCAGGAATTATCGGAATCGATCATGTGGTAGGGAACGTAGAGCAAATGGAAGAATGGGTTGCTTATTACGAAAAAGTGATGGGCTTTAAAGAAATGACTCATTTCACAGATAAAGATATTAACACTGAATATTCCGCGCTAATGTCAAAAGTGATGCACAATGGCGGCAGAATCAAATTCCCAATCAATGAACCTGCTGAAGGAAAAAGAAAGTCGCAAATTGAAGAATACTTGGAGTTCTATAATGGTGCCGGTGTTCAACATATTGCAATTTTGACGGAAGATATTGTTCAGACAGTAAGCAAATTAAAAGAAAATGGTGTTGAGTTCTTAAATACTCCTGACACATATTATGAAATGTTATCAGAAAGAGTAGGGGAAATTGATGAGGAAATTGCAAAGCTTCGCGAGCTGAGCATTCTTGTTGACCGAGACGATGAGGGTTATCTGCTTCAAATCTTTACTAAACCTATTGTAGATAGACCGACTCTTTTCATCGAAGTAATCCAACGTAAGGGTGCAAAGGGCTTTGGTGAAGGAAACTTCAAAGCATTATTTGAATCCATCGAAAGAGAACAAGAGTTAAGAGGAAATCTGTAA
- a CDS encoding TerC family protein codes for MELSLLLEYGWVLLVLIALEGILAADNALVLAIMVKHLPEEARKRALFYGLAGAFVFRLGSLFAISFLVSIWQVQALGAAYLLFIALNHIWRRYAVAKVEHAAAVDKPKKQSGFWMTVFKVEVADVAFAVDSILAAFALAMTLPQTNLPQIGGIDGGQFIIIFLGGFIGVVIMRFAATLFVKLLKERPSLETAAFLIVGWVGFKLAMYTLAHPSVGVLPYHFPHSPVFKAMFWIVLIGIAVGGWIVSGKNKVVQEVDSIK; via the coding sequence ATGGAATTATCATTATTATTGGAATACGGCTGGGTTCTTCTTGTCCTGATTGCACTTGAAGGTATCTTAGCGGCTGACAACGCACTAGTACTAGCAATTATGGTAAAGCATCTCCCTGAAGAGGCACGCAAGAGGGCTTTATTTTATGGTCTTGCAGGAGCCTTTGTTTTCAGACTTGGATCATTATTTGCCATCTCATTTTTAGTATCAATATGGCAAGTGCAAGCCCTTGGAGCTGCTTATTTGCTGTTTATCGCACTCAACCATATATGGCGAAGGTATGCAGTGGCGAAAGTGGAGCATGCAGCTGCGGTTGACAAGCCCAAAAAGCAATCTGGTTTTTGGATGACAGTTTTTAAAGTGGAAGTGGCGGATGTCGCTTTCGCGGTGGATTCCATCCTGGCAGCTTTTGCTTTGGCCATGACTTTACCACAAACAAACCTTCCGCAAATCGGGGGCATTGATGGAGGACAATTTATCATCATCTTCCTAGGTGGATTTATCGGAGTAGTCATCATGCGTTTTGCTGCTACGTTGTTTGTTAAATTGTTAAAAGAAAGACCGAGTTTGGAAACCGCAGCTTTCCTGATTGTGGGATGGGTTGGTTTCAAATTGGCAATGTACACATTAGCGCATCCAAGTGTTGGGGTACTTCCTTACCACTTCCCGCACAGCCCAGTATTTAAGGCGATGTTCTGGATAGTCTTAATCGGTATCGCTGTTGGTGGTTGGATTGTATCAGGGAAGAACAAAGTGGTTCAAGAAGTGGACAGCATTAAGTAA
- a CDS encoding MATE family efflux transporter, whose protein sequence is MHQAFSYKERIHIFIKIVVPILITQLGLFSMNLFDIMMTGNVGASDLAGVAIAAGLWVPVYTGLSGILLSITPIVAQLVGAKNTDNVPFSITQGMYVAVAMSVLVIGIGAISLNPILSAMSLESEVRHVAKYYLVALGFGIVPLFAYTVLRCFIDALGHTRTSMIITLLSLPINVLLNYLLIFGKLGLPALGGIGAGVASALTYWLITFISLYIVLKKSPFTAFPLFKKLYPVSLSKWKEILLIGVPIGLSIFFETSIFSAVTLLMSSFDTITIASHQVALNFASLLYMVPLSISMALTILVGFEVGAGRIKDAKQYTYMGVVSAVLLSSVCAIFLYFFRTEVAYLYTKDPDVITLTTAFLLYAIFFQLSDAIAAPIQGALRGYKDVNVTFMLAFVSYWIIGLPIGFVLANYTQFGAFGYWIGLICGLAAGAVGLAWRLYILQNRYMKKTLSYS, encoded by the coding sequence ATGCATCAAGCGTTTTCCTATAAAGAGCGTATACATATTTTCATTAAAATTGTTGTCCCCATCTTAATTACGCAGCTCGGACTTTTCTCCATGAATCTCTTTGATATCATGATGACAGGAAATGTTGGAGCAAGCGACTTGGCAGGTGTGGCCATTGCCGCAGGACTTTGGGTACCTGTATACACTGGACTCAGTGGCATTCTTCTATCCATCACACCCATAGTGGCTCAATTGGTCGGTGCTAAAAATACAGATAATGTCCCATTTTCGATAACTCAGGGTATGTATGTTGCTGTAGCTATGAGTGTACTCGTTATCGGGATTGGAGCCATTTCCCTTAATCCGATCCTTTCTGCCATGAGCCTTGAATCTGAAGTAAGACACGTGGCAAAATACTATCTCGTTGCCCTTGGATTTGGTATCGTCCCTTTATTTGCATATACCGTATTAAGATGTTTTATCGATGCATTGGGGCATACTCGAACTTCCATGATTATCACATTGCTCTCCTTACCAATAAATGTTCTGCTGAACTACTTATTGATTTTCGGTAAACTTGGACTCCCCGCCCTTGGCGGAATCGGTGCAGGTGTGGCTTCAGCATTAACTTATTGGCTTATCACATTTATTTCGTTATATATTGTTCTAAAAAAGAGTCCATTTACGGCATTTCCTCTATTTAAGAAGCTATATCCCGTTTCCCTATCCAAGTGGAAAGAAATTTTACTTATCGGGGTACCAATCGGACTGTCCATATTTTTTGAAACAAGTATCTTTTCAGCTGTAACATTGCTAATGAGTTCATTTGATACCATTACTATTGCTTCGCATCAAGTTGCACTTAACTTTGCTTCGCTGCTCTATATGGTTCCATTGAGTATTTCAATGGCATTAACCATCTTGGTTGGTTTCGAGGTTGGAGCGGGACGCATTAAAGATGCCAAACAGTACACTTATATGGGAGTGGTATCCGCGGTTCTACTATCATCCGTCTGTGCTATCTTCCTGTACTTTTTCAGAACTGAAGTCGCCTATTTATACACAAAAGACCCGGATGTAATCACCTTAACGACAGCGTTTTTATTATATGCTATTTTCTTCCAGCTTTCAGATGCCATTGCCGCACCAATCCAAGGGGCGTTGCGAGGGTATAAAGATGTGAACGTCACCTTTATGCTTGCCTTTGTATCATATTGGATCATCGGCCTCCCGATAGGATTTGTTCTGGCCAACTATACTCAGTTTGGTGCTTTTGGATATTGGATCGGCCTAATTTGTGGCTTAGCTGCCGGTGCTGTTGGACTCGCCTGGCGGTTATACATCTTACAAAATAGATATATGAAAAAGACCCTCTCTTACTCGTAA
- a CDS encoding CAP domain-containing protein, whose product MKINKKSIITAVTTAAVLTAAPFGMNAKAESNAPTIPTCDLTNKVTSFNINKTFTNQEDAKAFLDGYVKELEEKYGVKVNLNGVPAAEATEKEAPKQAEQKPAEKVEAPKEEKAEAPKQEAPKQEAQAPQQPAPQQNAEKPATEQTAGAVSEFEKKVVELTNAERQKQGLAPLKLDEELSKVAKEKSKDMKQNNYFSHNSPTHGSPFDMMKKFGIQYNTAGENIAQGQQSPEEVVNAWMNSEGHRANIMNKNFTHIGVGHVAEGNYWTQMFIGK is encoded by the coding sequence ATGAAAATCAACAAAAAGTCTATCATCACTGCTGTAACTACTGCAGCTGTATTAACTGCCGCACCATTCGGAATGAATGCGAAAGCAGAATCTAATGCACCAACAATTCCAACATGTGACTTAACAAATAAAGTCACTTCATTTAATATCAATAAAACTTTTACTAATCAAGAAGATGCAAAAGCATTCTTAGATGGCTATGTAAAAGAGCTTGAAGAAAAATACGGTGTAAAAGTAAACTTAAATGGTGTACCAGCTGCGGAAGCAACTGAAAAAGAAGCTCCAAAACAAGCTGAGCAGAAACCAGCTGAAAAAGTAGAAGCTCCTAAGGAAGAAAAAGCGGAAGCTCCTAAACAGGAAGCACCAAAGCAAGAAGCTCAAGCACCACAACAACCAGCACCACAGCAAAATGCTGAAAAACCAGCAACTGAACAAACTGCTGGGGCTGTAAGTGAATTTGAAAAGAAAGTTGTAGAATTAACAAACGCTGAGCGTCAAAAACAAGGTTTAGCTCCGTTAAAATTGGATGAAGAATTAAGCAAAGTAGCAAAAGAGAAATCTAAAGACATGAAACAAAACAACTATTTCTCTCATAACAGCCCGACTCACGGTTCTCCTTTTGATATGATGAAAAAATTCGGAATTCAGTACAACACTGCAGGGGAAAACATTGCACAAGGTCAACAAAGCCCTGAAGAAGTTGTAAATGCTTGGATGAATTCTGAAGGTCACCGTGCAAATATCATGAACAAAAACTTCACACACATCGGTGTAGGTCATGTGGCAGAAGGAAACTACTGGACTCAAATGTTCATCGGTAAATAA
- a CDS encoding fumarylacetoacetate hydrolase family protein, with protein MKYITFKNSSGEIKAGWINHDIVVDMNEASDGLLPTDLLTLINHYDKYRNIVTLYLENDVTKGRYKREEVTLLAPLPKPVSVRDFYAFEEHVKTARARRGLDVIPEWYEIPVFYFSNHLAIKGPGEGIDKPSTCEWLDYELEIACIIGKEGRNIKAQDAEDYIFGYCIMNDWSARDLQATEMKVGLGPAKGKDFATSLGPVIVTPDELESFKTSKGYNLEMTASVNGSLLSKGNFEQIHYTFAQMIERASADVTVFPGEVIGSGTVGTGCILELGTEVHRWLQPGDEVELSITGLGTLKNTIK; from the coding sequence ATGAAGTATATTACCTTTAAAAATAGCTCTGGTGAGATCAAAGCCGGCTGGATAAATCATGACATTGTTGTCGACATGAACGAAGCATCAGATGGTCTTTTACCAACCGACCTTCTTACATTGATAAACCACTATGACAAATATAGAAATATAGTAACACTTTATTTAGAAAATGATGTAACTAAAGGAAGATATAAAAGAGAGGAAGTCACGCTCCTTGCACCGTTACCTAAACCTGTAAGCGTTCGTGATTTCTACGCGTTTGAGGAACATGTAAAGACTGCGCGGGCCAGAAGGGGACTGGATGTAATTCCAGAATGGTACGAAATCCCCGTCTTTTATTTTTCCAATCACTTGGCCATTAAAGGCCCCGGGGAAGGGATCGATAAACCATCCACTTGCGAGTGGCTGGACTATGAGCTGGAAATTGCCTGCATCATTGGAAAAGAAGGCAGAAATATTAAAGCGCAGGATGCCGAGGATTACATTTTCGGCTATTGCATCATGAATGATTGGAGTGCAAGGGACCTTCAAGCAACAGAGATGAAGGTTGGTTTGGGTCCTGCAAAGGGAAAGGATTTTGCGACATCCTTAGGGCCTGTCATTGTGACACCTGACGAACTTGAATCATTTAAAACAAGTAAAGGCTACAACTTAGAAATGACTGCTTCTGTAAATGGAAGTTTACTTTCAAAAGGGAATTTCGAGCAGATTCACTATACATTTGCTCAAATGATTGAAAGAGCATCAGCCGATGTAACAGTATTCCCTGGAGAAGTGATAGGATCGGGTACGGTTGGTACCGGCTGCATCCTAGAACTAGGTACAGAAGTACACCGCTGGTTACAACCTGGTGATGAAGTAGAACTATCCATCACCGGCTTAGGAACATTGAAAAACACTATAAAATAA